CATATCCGCATCCTGCTCTATCGCTCCTGATTCGCGCAAGTCGCTAAGTTGTGGCCGCTTAATGCCACCGCGCGTTTCCACACTACGGCTCAACTGCGATAAAGTTATTATAGGCACTTCAAGTTCTTTAGCAATACTTTTTAGCGAGCGCGATATGGTGCTTATCTCCTGTTCACGATTACCACGCTGCATTTCGCCACCGGCTTGCATCAACTGAAGGTAATCAACTATTATCAGTTCCACCTTGCGTTCGGCTACAAGCCTCCTGCACTTTGCCCGTAGTTCAAAAATCGATATTGCAGGAGTGTCATCAATATAAATGGGGGCTTCTTCCAACTGTTGAATTTTTTTGTTCAACTGCTGCCATTCCATTTCATTCAGGTTACCTTTACGTAATTTTTCACCACTAATTTCGGTTTCGCTACTTATCAAGCGGTTTACCAACTGCACACTACTCATCTCTAGCGAAAATACCGCTACCGCTTTCTTAAACTGCACCGCAGCATTGCGCGCCAGCGATAGTACAAAGGCAGTTTTTCCCATTCCCGGCCTTGCAGCTATAATTATTAAATCACTTTTTTGCCAGCCCGATGTTATGGCATCCAAATCGCTAAAGCCACTTGGTGTGCCTATCACCCCGTCTGGTTGGGCTGCTGCGCGTTCATATTCTTTTATGGCTTTGCTTATCAGCGTTTGCATATTATCATATTGCTTACGCAAATTTCCTTCGGCTATGGCAAACAAATTTTTCTCAGCCTTATCAAGCAATACGAGCACATCGGTTGTATCTTCAAAAGCATCTTTAATCGTTTCAGTACTTATGCGTATTAACTCACGCTGAATATATTTCTGAATAATAATTCGCGCATGAAACTCAATATTGGCAGCACTTGCCACACGGTTAGTCAACGTGCTTATATAATAGGGGCCACCAACTATACTCAGTTCGCCACGACTTTTAAGTTCATTCGTTACCGTTATCAAATCAATCGGCTGTGCTGTATGAAACAAATGTTGTATAGCAGCAAAAATTTTTCCGTTAGCCTCATCATAAAATGCCTCCGGCTTAAGCACATCAATAACGCTATTAAGAGCGTTTCGTTCAAGCAATATAGCACCCAACACAATTTGTTCCA
This Bacteroidota bacterium DNA region includes the following protein-coding sequences:
- the dnaB gene encoding replicative DNA helicase; its protein translation is MEPGADRSIKKRAAKVAANLVMYNEHGKVPPQARDVEQIVLGAILLERNALNSVIDVLKPEAFYDEANGKIFAAIQHLFHTAQPIDLITVTNELKSRGELSIVGGPYYISTLTNRVASAANIEFHARIIIQKYIQRELIRISTETIKDAFEDTTDVLVLLDKAEKNLFAIAEGNLRKQYDNMQTLISKAIKEYERAAAQPDGVIGTPSGFSDLDAITSGWQKSDLIIIAARPGMGKTAFVLSLARNAAVQFKKAVAVFSLEMSSVQLVNRLISSETEISGEKLRKGNLNEMEWQQLNKKIQQLEEAPIYIDDTPAISIFELRAKCRRLVAERKVELIIVDYLQLMQAGGEMQRGNREQEISTISRSLKSIAKELEVPIITLSQLSRSVETRGGIKRPQLSDLRESGAIEQDADMVIFIYRPEYYGVTEDEANNSTAGLAEIIVAKNRNGSLKTVNLQFINHLTKFADYANYSLVDETSPAAFGGPQPRISKFSRMDDLPDEDALF